A part of Melittangium boletus DSM 14713 genomic DNA contains:
- a CDS encoding glycosyltransferase yields MRREDARMAEAPLRMVQFTKSFYFGGTEVQVVELLRGLPSSYRVQVCVLDAVGPLMEPIRKMGITPEEFSLKGSLASPNTLTQVLRMARWLKQERVELVHVHDFYATVLAVPAAKLAGAKVIVGRLDLAHWHGKARRKLLQGLTHMADHVVGNAEAIRRMLIQEEGIPAEKISVIPNGLDLARFKQRMHEGLKAPLPDTGGAPVVVHVANMNHPVKRQEDLLRALATVRRAGPALHAFLVGDGPRRPELEALAGTLGVADRVHFLKHRADVPAIYAQADFGVLCSSAEGMSNAVMEGMAAGLPMVVTDVGGNPELVADGERGLVVPPLRPEALSQAFLTLLGDRELGRRMGAQARAFVERELSLTRLVRRHDELYRRVTRGG; encoded by the coding sequence ATGCGACGTGAGGACGCTCGGATGGCGGAGGCGCCCCTCCGCATGGTGCAGTTCACCAAGTCCTTCTACTTCGGCGGCACCGAGGTGCAGGTGGTGGAGTTGCTGCGCGGCCTGCCGTCGAGCTACCGCGTGCAGGTGTGCGTCTTGGACGCGGTGGGGCCGCTCATGGAGCCCATCCGCAAGATGGGCATCACCCCGGAGGAGTTCTCGCTCAAGGGCTCGCTCGCCAGTCCCAACACGCTCACGCAGGTGCTGCGCATGGCGCGCTGGCTCAAGCAGGAGCGGGTGGAGCTCGTCCACGTGCACGACTTCTACGCGACGGTGCTGGCGGTGCCCGCGGCGAAGCTGGCCGGGGCCAAGGTCATCGTCGGGCGGTTGGATCTGGCGCACTGGCATGGCAAGGCGCGGCGCAAGCTGCTCCAGGGCCTCACCCACATGGCGGACCACGTGGTGGGCAACGCCGAGGCCATCCGCCGGATGTTGATTCAGGAGGAGGGCATTCCCGCGGAGAAGATCTCCGTCATTCCCAACGGCCTGGATCTGGCGCGCTTCAAGCAGCGCATGCACGAGGGGTTGAAGGCGCCGTTGCCGGACACGGGAGGCGCGCCCGTGGTGGTGCACGTGGCGAACATGAACCACCCGGTGAAGCGGCAGGAGGATCTGCTGCGCGCGCTGGCGACGGTGCGCCGCGCGGGTCCCGCGTTGCACGCCTTCCTCGTGGGTGATGGGCCGAGGCGGCCGGAGCTGGAGGCGCTCGCGGGCACGTTGGGGGTCGCGGATCGGGTGCACTTCCTCAAACACCGGGCGGACGTGCCCGCCATCTACGCCCAGGCGGACTTCGGCGTGCTGTGCTCCAGCGCGGAGGGCATGTCCAACGCGGTGATGGAGGGCATGGCGGCGGGGCTGCCCATGGTGGTGACGGACGTGGGCGGCAACCCGGAGCTGGTGGCGGATGGCGAGCGCGGTCTGGTGGTGCCCCCGCTGCGTCCCGAGGCCTTGAGCCAGGCATTCCTCACCTTGCTGGGAGACCGGGAACTTGGCCGGCGCATGGGCGCCCAGGCACGCGCCTTCGTGGAGCGGGAGCTGTCGCTCACGCGCCTGGTGCGTCGGCATGACGAGCTGTACCGCCGCGTGACGCGAGGCGGATGA
- a CDS encoding quinone-dependent dihydroorotate dehydrogenase — translation MYRLTRALLFLLSAERAHRLGMLALRWLGHLGGLCRSLRARTLAAATYDASVTVAGLSFAHPVALAAGLDKEAEAVDGLLALGFSAVEVGTLTPRPQPGNPRPRLFRIPEHQALINRMGFNNHGATPAAAHLRARTWHAAPVGVNIGKNKDTPLERAVDDYVSCVDTLAPLGDYVVVNASSPNTPGLRQLQEPEHLTALLQAVQARLSQVAPGTPLFLKIAPDLTPEAVDQVVDVARACGLAGLIATNTTIARPFEHPVAKEAGGLSGAPVREAANAVIRRAYARGGGTLPIIGVGGVFTAADVYEKLRAGASVVQVYTGFIYEGPGMVRRLLEGLGPLLARDGFGSVREAIGADHR, via the coding sequence ATGTACCGCCTCACCCGTGCCCTGCTCTTCCTCCTGTCCGCCGAGCGCGCCCACCGGCTGGGGATGCTCGCCCTGCGCTGGCTCGGACACCTCGGAGGACTGTGCCGGAGCCTGCGCGCCCGCACGCTCGCCGCGGCCACCTACGACGCCTCCGTGACGGTGGCGGGGCTGTCGTTCGCCCACCCGGTGGCGCTCGCCGCGGGGCTCGACAAGGAGGCCGAGGCCGTGGACGGCCTGCTCGCGCTGGGTTTCTCGGCGGTGGAGGTGGGAACGCTCACCCCCCGGCCCCAGCCGGGCAACCCGCGTCCCCGCCTCTTCCGCATCCCCGAGCACCAGGCCCTCATCAATCGCATGGGCTTCAACAACCACGGGGCCACGCCCGCCGCCGCCCACCTCCGGGCCCGCACCTGGCACGCCGCGCCCGTGGGGGTGAACATCGGCAAGAACAAGGACACGCCCCTGGAGCGCGCGGTGGACGACTACGTGTCGTGCGTGGACACGCTCGCGCCCCTGGGTGACTACGTGGTGGTCAACGCGAGTTCCCCCAACACGCCCGGCCTGCGTCAGCTCCAGGAGCCCGAGCACCTCACCGCGCTGCTCCAGGCGGTGCAGGCGCGGCTCTCCCAGGTGGCGCCGGGCACCCCCCTGTTCCTCAAGATCGCCCCGGACCTCACGCCCGAGGCGGTGGACCAGGTGGTGGATGTGGCACGCGCCTGCGGGCTCGCCGGCCTCATCGCCACCAACACCACCATCGCCCGCCCCTTCGAGCACCCGGTGGCCAAGGAAGCCGGCGGCCTGTCCGGAGCGCCCGTGCGCGAGGCGGCCAACGCCGTCATCCGCCGGGCCTATGCCCGCGGGGGTGGCACGCTCCCCATCATCGGCGTGGGCGGCGTCTTCACCGCCGCGGACGTGTACGAGAAGCTGCGCGCTGGCGCCTCGGTGGTGCAGGTGTACACGGGCTTCATCTACGAGGGGCCTGGCATGGTGCGCCGCCTGCTCGAGGGCCTGGGTCCCCTGCTCGCGCGGGATGGATTCGGCTCGGTGCGCGAGGCCATCGGCGCGGACCATCGTTGA
- a CDS encoding GNAT family N-acetyltransferase — protein sequence MNEQLDFLFQGLIGKNTYLPTELGAPARVHHGEHYAVVNSSWKTDTFNLIISKQLGEAAPKVVERWCSEFNDAKLPAAWWTCDELRDEPVAPLLRRLHFVEDEVDVGMIADLDTLPALDYPAGLELKQVTTEEEVVAFGRLIASLFDPPDVFVTSFYERVARLGRWEERPLKLFLGSVDGRPVATSSIYLDGKGGAHIFDISTLAEVRHRGFGSAITHFSLAFAHGLGARRGALQAAPDGVNIYRRIGFRELCTFRIYSNKQAIFSQLPR from the coding sequence ATGAACGAGCAGCTCGACTTCCTGTTTCAAGGGCTCATCGGCAAGAACACCTACCTCCCAACCGAACTGGGTGCTCCCGCGCGTGTCCATCACGGCGAGCACTATGCTGTCGTCAATTCGAGTTGGAAGACCGACACCTTCAACCTCATCATCAGCAAGCAGTTGGGGGAGGCGGCTCCGAAAGTGGTCGAGCGTTGGTGCTCGGAGTTCAATGACGCGAAGCTGCCGGCGGCCTGGTGGACCTGTGATGAGCTCCGGGACGAGCCCGTCGCGCCCTTGCTGCGGCGCCTGCACTTCGTGGAGGACGAGGTCGACGTCGGGATGATCGCCGACCTGGACACGCTGCCCGCCCTGGACTACCCGGCTGGACTGGAACTCAAGCAGGTCACCACAGAGGAAGAGGTGGTGGCCTTCGGGCGCCTCATCGCCTCGCTGTTCGATCCGCCAGACGTCTTCGTGACGTCCTTCTATGAAAGGGTGGCCCGGCTCGGGCGGTGGGAGGAGCGGCCGTTGAAGCTGTTCCTCGGGAGTGTCGACGGCCGCCCGGTAGCCACCAGTTCCATCTATCTGGACGGAAAAGGGGGGGCTCACATCTTCGACATCAGCACCCTGGCCGAGGTCCGCCACCGGGGTTTCGGCTCGGCCATCACCCACTTCTCCCTCGCGTTCGCGCACGGGCTCGGTGCGCGGCGAGGAGCCCTCCAGGCCGCGCCAGACGGCGTGAACATCTACCGGCGGATAGGCTTTCGCGAGCTGTGTACCTTCCGCATCTACTCGAACAAGCAGGCCATCTTCTCACAGCTTCCGCGATAA
- a CDS encoding AraC family transcriptional regulator, with protein sequence MRVPSAPPRPLDGALPLWPPLLAARGPGASSSGHTHHAMHLVLGLDGPVRVRAGAGPWESMAGVLTAPDVPHALDAEGRDVLLVFLDPESEVGAALGALFTGAVRPISDSERDVLAREAEPARLMGSEGVAWTRLVAEALGAGTSSAPRSIHPRVRKVLRLLRDLPPEGDASLPTLAAQVGLSPGRLMHAFTESIGLPLRPYLAWLRLQRAAAGIVSGMSLGEAAHAAGFTDSAHMSRTFRRMLGMPPSALRPPP encoded by the coding sequence GTGCGCGTTCCCTCCGCTCCTCCTCGTCCGCTCGATGGTGCCTTGCCGCTCTGGCCTCCGCTGCTGGCCGCGCGAGGCCCGGGAGCGAGCAGTTCAGGCCATACCCATCACGCCATGCACCTGGTGCTGGGTCTGGATGGCCCGGTGCGCGTGCGGGCAGGGGCGGGACCCTGGGAAAGCATGGCGGGCGTGCTGACCGCCCCCGATGTGCCTCATGCGCTCGACGCGGAGGGCCGCGACGTGCTGCTGGTCTTCCTCGACCCGGAGAGCGAGGTGGGCGCGGCGCTCGGGGCCCTCTTCACGGGGGCCGTCCGGCCGATCTCCGACTCGGAGCGGGATGTCCTCGCCCGGGAGGCCGAACCCGCGCGCCTCATGGGCTCGGAGGGAGTGGCGTGGACCCGGTTGGTGGCGGAGGCGCTGGGCGCGGGGACGTCTTCCGCTCCGCGCTCCATCCACCCCCGGGTGAGGAAGGTTCTCCGGCTGCTGCGCGACCTGCCCCCCGAGGGAGACGCCTCGCTTCCCACGCTCGCCGCGCAGGTGGGCTTGTCCCCCGGGCGCTTGATGCACGCCTTCACGGAGTCCATCGGGTTGCCGCTGCGGCCCTACCTCGCCTGGCTGCGGCTCCAGCGCGCCGCCGCGGGCATCGTGTCGGGCATGTCCCTGGGTGAGGCCGCGCATGCCGCGGGCTTCACCGACTCGGCGCACATGTCGCGCACCTTCCGGCGCATGCTGGGCATGCCGCCCTCGGCGTTGCGGCCTCCGCCGTAG
- a CDS encoding DUF6178 family protein, with protein MSNGNGNGQGSRAEDTQRALSTVRRQLAAVSGRKRMEVLLESSHARALVRSLPAEDLYFTVMEVGLEDAGELVQLVSPEQFRTFVDLGAWKRDELNKHTALAWLRAARGESGEEFLQKLRKADAEVLQLLVREFTVIHDLEENPDVHVEGVTMETPEGRYLVEFKGIEGVELATLRTLLTDLIADNPFETIRFLEATRWDVPGELEEAAYRFRTARLQDLGFPPLEDAVRLFSRVETGPAPSPEVSAALVAQREQPDYLEAAFSALDERERENLEAELRHLANATLVAEVEEPGDLDAIRRVGEMARDYLLLGLEHLTGGKPSLAAQVVRDTEMQRIFQVGFSLTLSLKFRADRLMKTPLAQVDGTPLLFPEEAVAVEALRRKRPRRTLKVPGAEPVPFRSRRELAASEDVLARAEAQVALLGALLGGSPSQAREVLARFSEAPPELGMDRFFAATVAQAVLEGRVDPRPLPKARRAELGTRLFEGTPEAPRLKPDVASRALAVLEPAVPEAAREELRRRVNSTLARLLEEVGAAFLQDGTLDAIASILLPMEGTER; from the coding sequence GTGTCGAACGGCAATGGCAATGGACAGGGAAGCAGGGCAGAGGACACCCAACGCGCGCTGAGCACCGTGCGCCGGCAGCTCGCGGCGGTCTCCGGCCGCAAGCGCATGGAAGTCCTCCTGGAGTCGAGCCACGCCCGGGCGCTGGTGCGCTCGCTGCCCGCGGAGGACCTCTACTTCACCGTCATGGAGGTGGGTCTGGAGGACGCGGGGGAACTCGTGCAGCTCGTCTCGCCCGAGCAGTTCCGCACCTTCGTGGACCTGGGCGCGTGGAAGCGCGACGAGCTGAACAAGCACACGGCGCTCGCCTGGTTGCGCGCCGCGCGAGGCGAGTCGGGTGAGGAGTTCCTCCAGAAGCTGCGCAAGGCGGACGCCGAGGTGCTGCAACTGCTCGTGCGCGAGTTCACCGTCATCCACGACCTGGAGGAGAACCCGGACGTGCACGTGGAGGGCGTGACGATGGAGACGCCCGAGGGCCGCTACCTGGTGGAGTTCAAGGGCATCGAGGGCGTGGAGCTGGCCACCCTGCGCACGCTCCTCACGGATCTCATCGCGGACAACCCCTTCGAGACCATCCGCTTCCTGGAGGCCACGCGTTGGGACGTGCCGGGTGAGTTGGAGGAGGCGGCCTACCGCTTCCGCACCGCGCGGTTGCAGGACCTGGGCTTTCCGCCGCTGGAGGACGCGGTGCGGCTCTTCAGCCGGGTGGAGACTGGACCCGCGCCCTCGCCCGAGGTGAGCGCGGCGCTCGTGGCCCAGCGCGAGCAGCCGGACTACCTGGAGGCGGCCTTCAGCGCCCTGGACGAGCGCGAGCGCGAGAACCTGGAGGCGGAGCTGCGCCACCTGGCCAACGCCACGCTGGTGGCCGAGGTGGAGGAGCCCGGCGACCTGGACGCCATCCGCCGCGTGGGTGAGATGGCCCGGGACTACCTGCTGCTCGGGCTCGAACACCTGACGGGAGGCAAGCCCTCGCTCGCCGCCCAGGTGGTGCGAGACACGGAGATGCAGCGCATCTTCCAGGTGGGCTTCTCCCTGACGCTCTCGCTCAAGTTCCGCGCGGACCGGCTGATGAAGACGCCGCTCGCGCAGGTGGACGGCACGCCGCTGCTCTTCCCCGAGGAGGCCGTGGCCGTGGAGGCCCTGCGCCGCAAGCGCCCCCGGCGCACGTTGAAGGTGCCCGGGGCGGAGCCGGTGCCCTTCCGCTCGCGCCGGGAGCTGGCCGCCAGTGAGGACGTCCTCGCCCGGGCCGAGGCGCAGGTGGCGCTCCTGGGCGCGTTGCTCGGAGGCTCGCCCTCCCAGGCGCGCGAGGTGCTCGCCCGCTTCTCGGAGGCGCCGCCCGAGCTGGGCATGGACCGCTTCTTCGCCGCCACCGTGGCCCAGGCCGTGTTGGAGGGCCGCGTGGATCCCCGGCCGCTGCCCAAGGCGCGCCGCGCGGAGTTGGGGACTCGACTCTTCGAGGGCACTCCCGAGGCTCCACGCCTCAAGCCGGATGTCGCCTCCCGCGCACTGGCGGTGTTGGAGCCCGCGGTCCCCGAGGCGGCCCGGGAGGAGTTGCGCCGCCGGGTGAACAGTACGCTCGCCCGATTGTTGGAGGAGGTGGGCGCCGCTTTTCTCCAGGACGGCACGCTGGACGCCATCGCCTCCATTCTTCTGCCCATGGAGGGAACGGAACGGTAA
- a CDS encoding O-antigen ligase family protein yields MELGDKAERRDVVAFYALTTFAALMYVLPQVWFPALAPLRLALLTSGLAAGFMALRRVGRAEPLYFDGIRGGALLCFSALAMASVAWSVNPEVSRFTAIELFKLTAIYLTLVNVITTPKRLAAVCGAVVLGSIVTSYGVIHEHFTGTAETLVEGYRAHWVEVYADPNRSAMNLAIIVPLAVAFVARKETGWLWRSVCLVSIVMAAVAIVFTYSRGGFIGLSVAMAVWALREKKRMRSVFLGIALALGFVIFAPKTFWERNETVTTFHQDASAMGRVYAWQVTSRISLDKPLLGVGAGSFRFAWPLYAPPEATRAYVAHNIFLDVIGELGWVGLLFFLVFAGSATGGAFEASRDSRMGWIARGLAASMTGYLICDLFSGYILSAHLYVLFGLAASAQRIAQGFEARVTEREQAEKRQALLTSGGWEGGNHAT; encoded by the coding sequence ATGGAGTTGGGCGATAAAGCGGAACGCCGGGACGTGGTGGCGTTCTACGCGCTGACCACCTTCGCGGCGCTGATGTACGTGCTGCCCCAGGTGTGGTTCCCCGCGCTGGCTCCCCTGCGGCTGGCGCTGTTGACCTCGGGATTGGCCGCGGGGTTCATGGCGTTGCGGCGGGTGGGACGCGCCGAACCGCTGTACTTCGATGGGATTCGCGGGGGCGCGCTCCTGTGCTTCTCGGCGCTGGCGATGGCGTCGGTGGCCTGGTCGGTGAACCCCGAGGTGTCCCGCTTCACGGCCATCGAGCTCTTCAAGCTCACGGCCATCTACCTGACGCTGGTCAACGTCATCACCACGCCCAAGCGGCTGGCGGCGGTGTGTGGCGCGGTGGTGCTCGGCTCCATCGTGACGTCCTACGGCGTCATCCACGAGCACTTCACCGGCACGGCCGAGACGCTCGTCGAGGGCTACCGCGCGCACTGGGTGGAGGTCTACGCGGACCCGAACCGCTCGGCCATGAACCTGGCCATCATCGTGCCGCTGGCGGTCGCTTTCGTCGCGCGCAAGGAGACGGGCTGGCTGTGGCGCTCGGTGTGCCTGGTGTCCATCGTCATGGCGGCGGTGGCCATCGTCTTCACCTACTCGCGTGGCGGCTTCATCGGTCTGTCGGTGGCCATGGCGGTGTGGGCCCTTCGCGAGAAGAAGCGGATGCGCTCGGTCTTCCTGGGCATCGCGCTGGCGCTGGGCTTCGTCATCTTCGCGCCCAAGACGTTCTGGGAGCGCAACGAGACGGTGACGACGTTCCACCAGGACGCCTCGGCCATGGGCCGCGTCTACGCCTGGCAGGTGACGTCGCGCATCAGCCTGGACAAGCCGCTGCTCGGCGTGGGCGCGGGCTCGTTCCGCTTCGCCTGGCCGCTGTACGCGCCGCCCGAGGCCACGCGCGCCTACGTGGCGCACAACATCTTCCTGGACGTCATCGGGGAGCTGGGCTGGGTGGGGCTGCTCTTCTTCCTGGTGTTCGCCGGCAGCGCCACGGGAGGTGCCTTCGAGGCCTCGAGAGACTCGCGCATGGGGTGGATCGCCCGGGGCCTCGCGGCCTCCATGACGGGCTACCTCATCTGCGACCTGTTCTCCGGCTACATCCTCTCCGCGCACCTGTACGTCCTCTTCGGACTCGCGGCGAGCGCCCAGCGCATCGCCCAGGGCTTCGAGGCCCGGGTGACGGAGCGCGAGCAGGCGGAGAAGCGGCAGGCCTTGCTGACGAGCGGCGGCTGGGAGGGCGGCAACCATGCGACGTGA
- the yihA gene encoding ribosome biogenesis GTP-binding protein YihA/YsxC, giving the protein MIKILDARFLTTAVEPKGYPTSLAPEIAFVGRSNVGKSSMINALTGRKKLVRVSNTPGRTRTLNFFDVDVERDGKPHLVRFCDLPGYGFAKVSKSERAEWQSMITTYLEKRRDLKVVVSIIDSEVGPTPDDFQTLDYLQNYRRILVVATKIDRLPKAKRKPRIAALAEQLSLPREAVLSFSATEKLGLDEVWDALLGSLKG; this is encoded by the coding sequence GTGATCAAGATTCTCGACGCCCGCTTCCTCACCACGGCGGTGGAGCCCAAGGGCTACCCCACCAGCCTCGCCCCGGAGATCGCCTTCGTGGGCCGCTCCAACGTGGGCAAGTCGTCCATGATCAACGCCCTCACGGGCCGCAAGAAGCTCGTGCGCGTGTCGAACACCCCCGGACGCACCCGGACGCTCAACTTCTTCGACGTGGACGTGGAGCGCGACGGCAAGCCGCACCTGGTGCGCTTCTGCGACCTGCCTGGCTACGGCTTCGCCAAGGTGAGCAAGAGCGAGCGCGCCGAGTGGCAGTCGATGATCACCACCTACCTGGAGAAGCGCCGGGACCTGAAGGTCGTGGTGAGCATCATCGACTCCGAGGTGGGACCCACCCCGGACGACTTCCAGACGCTCGACTACTTGCAGAACTACCGGCGCATCCTGGTGGTGGCCACGAAGATCGACCGGCTGCCCAAGGCGAAGCGCAAGCCCCGGATCGCGGCGCTCGCCGAGCAGTTGTCCCTGCCGCGCGAGGCGGTGTTGTCCTTCTCGGCCACGGAGAAGCTGGGCCTGGACGAGGTGTGGGACGCGTTGCTGGGCAGTTTGAAGGGCTGA
- a CDS encoding terminase has protein sequence MRYIPRMMTNRTEGLLPWQWKLYAGNHAERRNLLLHGVSVPVFQLGTVLLVASPFTGLAWALPGIAAMVGAVAVQGRGHRRETTPPVPFQGPLDVFARIFLEQWVTFPRFVLSGGFARAWRATSSGTR, from the coding sequence GTGCGGTACATCCCCCGCATGATGACGAACCGGACCGAAGGCCTTCTCCCCTGGCAATGGAAGCTCTACGCGGGCAATCACGCCGAGCGCCGCAACCTGCTGCTGCATGGGGTGTCGGTGCCCGTGTTCCAATTGGGCACGGTGCTGCTCGTGGCCTCGCCCTTCACGGGCCTGGCGTGGGCATTGCCCGGAATCGCCGCCATGGTGGGCGCGGTGGCGGTCCAGGGCCGGGGCCACCGTCGCGAAACGACTCCACCTGTCCCCTTCCAGGGCCCCCTCGACGTCTTCGCCCGCATCTTCCTGGAGCAGTGGGTGACGTTCCCCCGGTTCGTGCTGTCGGGCGGCTTCGCCCGGGCGTGGCGCGCGACGAGTTCGGGGACGCGGTAG
- a CDS encoding DUF4097 family beta strand repeat-containing protein: MISTLLLVLAAAPASYTWSGETTGTPEVNISNVKGSIQVEGVEGKTVSVEARGEDGADVKSSLRIEKEGDGEVDIQVCCGPCSDSKKSSFNSCSNPPAVHLVVKVPRAAELDVSAVAAPIKVSGVTGKQELAAVDGDISVRGSRGKLEVSTVNGQVDLLPDALARTEVSTVAGNVKLKLPRGAGAQVEYASVGGKFNGRGVTLGSAEQRYGNGENQVDVSTVSGALDIQSEEVSK, encoded by the coding sequence ATGATTTCCACCCTGCTCCTGGTTCTGGCCGCCGCTCCCGCTTCATACACGTGGAGCGGGGAGACGACTGGCACTCCCGAGGTGAACATCTCCAACGTCAAGGGCTCCATCCAGGTGGAAGGCGTGGAGGGCAAGACGGTGTCGGTGGAGGCCCGAGGCGAGGACGGGGCGGACGTGAAGAGCTCGCTGCGGATCGAGAAGGAGGGGGACGGCGAGGTGGACATCCAGGTGTGCTGTGGCCCGTGCTCCGACTCCAAGAAGTCGTCCTTCAACTCGTGCAGCAACCCGCCGGCCGTCCACCTCGTGGTGAAGGTGCCCCGGGCAGCGGAGCTGGACGTGAGCGCCGTGGCGGCTCCGATCAAGGTCTCCGGCGTGACGGGCAAGCAGGAACTGGCCGCCGTGGATGGAGACATCTCGGTGCGCGGCTCTCGCGGCAAGCTGGAGGTGAGCACGGTGAATGGGCAGGTGGACCTGCTGCCCGACGCGCTCGCGCGCACCGAGGTGAGCACCGTGGCTGGGAACGTGAAGCTCAAGCTGCCGCGTGGCGCGGGTGCCCAGGTGGAGTACGCCTCGGTCGGAGGCAAGTTCAACGGGCGGGGAGTGACCTTGGGCTCCGCTGAACAGCGCTACGGAAATGGTGAGAACCAGGTGGACGTGAGCACCGTGAGCGGCGCGCTCGACATTCAGTCCGAGGAGGTTTCGAAGTAG
- a CDS encoding serine/threonine protein kinase, with protein MLTRPSELEPGTQVGRWRVVERLGIGGQGAVYRVEDMEHPGDFYALKLALYPQDARAEREVALMMTRAVHPGVARFHGCARWPHPRHDVLGFLMDWVPGLPLHLWAETGDITFRRLAEVGGKVALTLDELHARGVLHRDLKPEHIIIRETDGEPVLLDFGVGWYEGAVPLTTGPLPPGTLHLLSPEAIRFLWKSPERPGEHYVFHPTDDLYALGVCLYRAVTGHYPFPERLPPDLLQYAIVHQAPPAPVEVNPRVPRALSEVIVRLLAKTPQARYPSGKAVHEALAATQSGVEWDSCLFDREEAETGRIHRPERPRLSWTEPPSPIPGTRKRRGDWPWRLGLAAAVLWLLLPGALSSRDTPIPPILAEERTTDARVGPTPPRPKAEPRPVPNQKHAPCTAEFELEFSGACWLPLKHQPPRCPPQAVAHEDMCLLPVAAPRSVPVSVDGGAPETR; from the coding sequence ATGCTCACGCGCCCAAGTGAACTGGAGCCGGGAACCCAGGTGGGCCGCTGGCGCGTGGTGGAGCGTCTGGGCATCGGCGGCCAGGGCGCGGTCTACCGCGTGGAGGACATGGAGCACCCCGGCGACTTCTATGCCCTCAAGCTCGCGCTGTATCCCCAGGATGCGCGGGCCGAGCGCGAGGTCGCCCTGATGATGACCCGGGCCGTGCACCCGGGCGTGGCTCGCTTCCACGGCTGTGCCCGCTGGCCCCACCCTCGCCATGACGTCCTCGGTTTCCTCATGGACTGGGTGCCCGGCCTCCCTCTTCACCTGTGGGCCGAAACAGGGGACATCACGTTCCGGCGGCTCGCCGAGGTCGGCGGCAAGGTGGCGCTCACCCTGGACGAATTACACGCCCGGGGCGTGCTCCATCGCGACCTCAAGCCCGAGCACATCATCATTCGCGAGACCGACGGGGAGCCCGTCCTGCTCGACTTCGGCGTGGGTTGGTACGAGGGCGCCGTTCCGCTCACCACCGGCCCCCTGCCGCCAGGGACGTTGCACCTGCTCAGTCCCGAAGCCATCCGCTTCCTCTGGAAAAGCCCTGAGCGCCCCGGCGAGCACTACGTCTTCCACCCCACGGATGACCTCTACGCCCTCGGTGTCTGTCTCTACCGGGCCGTGACCGGGCATTACCCCTTCCCCGAGCGCCTACCGCCAGACCTGCTGCAGTACGCCATCGTCCATCAGGCGCCGCCAGCTCCCGTGGAGGTGAATCCTCGGGTGCCTCGGGCGCTCAGCGAGGTCATCGTCCGCCTGCTGGCGAAGACGCCTCAGGCTCGCTACCCGAGCGGCAAGGCCGTCCACGAGGCTCTGGCGGCGACCCAGTCCGGAGTGGAGTGGGACAGCTGTCTCTTCGACCGGGAGGAGGCGGAAACGGGACGTATCCACCGACCCGAACGCCCCCGGTTGTCCTGGACGGAGCCCCCTTCCCCTATACCCGGGACACGGAAGCGGCGAGGCGACTGGCCGTGGCGGCTCGGACTCGCGGCGGCGGTACTGTGGTTGCTCCTGCCTGGCGCGCTCTCCTCGCGAGACACCCCGATACCTCCCATTCTGGCCGAGGAGCGGACGACCGATGCGCGAGTCGGGCCCACACCGCCCCGCCCCAAGGCAGAGCCCCGCCCGGTTCCCAATCAGAAGCACGCACCGTGTACGGCGGAATTCGAGTTGGAATTCTCCGGAGCATGTTGGCTCCCCCTGAAGCATCAACCTCCGCGCTGTCCACCCCAGGCCGTGGCTCACGAGGACATGTGCCTCCTGCCCGTGGCGGCCCCGCGCTCCGTTCCGGTCAGCGTGGATGGAGGGGCGCCCGAGACTCGATGA
- a CDS encoding SRPBCC family protein has protein sequence MSTMTSVRHIAAPTARVFSTVADITNFSKAVPHIVRVDFLSEQRVGVGTRFRETRLMNGREAATVLEVTEYIEGERIRLVSDSQGTVWDSVFTVVPREGGSELTLVMEARPHKLLAKLTTPLLKGFIAKALEKDMDAVKAWCEARHA, from the coding sequence ATGAGCACCATGACCAGCGTCCGTCACATCGCCGCCCCCACGGCGCGGGTGTTCTCCACGGTGGCGGACATCACGAACTTCTCGAAGGCGGTACCGCACATCGTCCGGGTGGACTTCCTGAGCGAGCAGCGGGTAGGGGTCGGGACTCGCTTCCGCGAGACGCGGCTGATGAACGGGAGGGAGGCCGCCACCGTGCTCGAGGTGACCGAGTACATCGAGGGCGAGCGCATCCGGCTCGTGTCGGACTCCCAGGGGACCGTGTGGGACTCGGTCTTCACGGTCGTGCCCCGCGAGGGGGGAAGTGAGCTGACCCTGGTCATGGAAGCGCGCCCCCACAAGCTCCTCGCGAAGCTCACGACGCCGCTCCTCAAGGGCTTCATCGCCAAGGCCCTCGAGAAGGACATGGACGCGGTGAAGGCCTGGTGCGAAGCGCGCCATGCCTGA